The following proteins are encoded in a genomic region of Gossypium hirsutum isolate 1008001.06 chromosome D05, Gossypium_hirsutum_v2.1, whole genome shotgun sequence:
- the LOC121217300 gene encoding proton pump-interactor 1-like, translating into MDCSLKKEADQLKARLKNTEAITKAAKRKYYEKTDKLSELQYQFKAANDIQQEAYAQLQCLKKQSHEKNKHFRQHMDDLNKANELAWKGDKVALQSFCINQVEKFTDLWNSNDEFRNEYVRSNERSTLWRLRTLDGRALGPGEVPPVIPRALNGRAFVDHTMSGLTSKDRTQKEVAVGKAEKRTEKEELSKEEEAAKAKEALERKRRKAEKAQAREAKRDANEAVAKPPQNSQHCQHRKKTSTEETKNATVEEGSINTNTHP; encoded by the exons ATGGATTGT TCTTTAAAGAAGGAAGCTGACCAATTGAAAGCCAGACTCAAAAACACCGAGGCGATCACTAAGGCAGCTAAGAGAAAATACTATGAGAAAACCGACAAGTTAAGCGAATTGCAGTACCAGTTCAAAGCTGCTAATGACATCCAACAAGAAGCGTATGCACAGTTGCAATGTTTGAAGAAACAATCACATGAGAAG AACAAACACTTTCGGCAGCACATGGATGATTTAAATAAAGCGAATGAGTTGGCTTGGAAAGGGGATAAAGTGGCACTCCAAAGTTTTTGTATTAACCAG GTGGAGAAATTTACGGACTTATGGAATAGCAATGATGAATTCCGAAATGAATATGTTAGATCCAATGAAAGGAGCACACTTTGGAGACTGAGGACATTAGATGGCCGTGCACTTGGTCCTGGTGAAGTGCCTCCTGTAATTCCTCGAGCACTAAATGGAAGAGCGTTCGTGGATCATACAATGTCTGGCTTAACTTCGAAAGATCGAACGCAAAAGGAAGTGGCGGTGGGAAAAGCTGAAAAG AGAACAGAGAAAGAGGAATTGAGTAAGGAAGAGGAAGCGGCTAAAGCTAAGGAAGCACTAGAAAGGAAGAGGCGAAAGGCGGAGAAGGCCCAAGCTCGAGAGGCTAAACGAGATGCGAATGAAGCCGTCGCTAAACCACCACAAAACTCCCAGCACTGCCAACATAGGAAGAAAACCTCAACAGAGGAGACCAAGAACGCAACTGTCGAAGAAGGCTCCATCAACACCAATACCCACCCCTGA
- the LOC121216977 gene encoding putative disease resistance protein RGA3 — protein sequence MLELLKSNNSDGVCVVSILGMGGMGKTTLAQLVYNDPSIKESFDHKSWVCVSDDFDAVNITKTILRSLDADSQYENDLNLLQVKLKEKLSGKRMLLVLDDIWNESYSDWTILRAPFGAGTKIIVTTRLQKVSSNVDLVKAFYLDKLSHHDCLSIFAQHALEN from the coding sequence ATGCTTGAGTTGCTCAAAAGTAACAATTCCGATGGAGTTTGTGTCGTTTCCATCCTTGGCATGGGAGGGATGGGGAAAACAACTCTTGCTCAGCTTGTTTACAATGATCCCAGCATTAAGGAGTCTTTTGATCACAAGTCCTGGGTATGCGTTTCTGATGACTTTGATGCTGTTAACATAACAAAGACGATTTTAAGATCCCTCGATGCTGACTCACAATATGAGAATGACTTGAACTTGCTTCAAGTCAAGTTGAAGGAGAAGTTATCCGGAAAAAGGATGTTGCTTGTTTTAGATGACATTTGGAACGAGAGTTACAGTGATTGGACCATCTTACGGGCTCCATTTGGAGCAGGAACCAAGATTATTGTAACAACTCGACTCCAAAAGGTTTCATCTAATGTCGATTTGGTGAAAGCGTTTTACTTGGATAAACTCTCGCATCATGATTGTTTATCCATATTTGCTCAGCATGCATTAGAGAATTGA
- the LOC121216975 gene encoding pectate lyase isoform X2, with translation MEVTKLRVVFLCSFFTLIPKLWANIAEFDDFWKQREDEAWKIALTAYEPSPENVTSHLNYHVNKVLEKPMSNQPLEFKDVITNSTRRSLRGKHRKYTGPCLAINPIDRCWRCKKNWAKNRKRLAKCVLGFGHKTRGGNKGEYYLVTDNSDDDVVNPKPGTLRHAVIQKRPLWIIFAHDMNIKLSQELMVQSHKTIDGRGANVHIAYGCGITLQFVHNVIIHNIHIHRVVRSSGGLIRDSEDHYGFRTVGDGDGISIFGSSRIWLDHISMSECQDGLIDAIQGSTAITISNCHFTHHDHVILLGASDVYSKDQYMQVTLAFNHFGKELIQRMPRCQWGYFHVVNNDYTHWKLYAIGGSTHPTIISQGNRFIAPDDPLTKEITHRNYAPESEWRNWIWRSEGDRFMNGAFFVTSGPPSPPHLKLKKKDIIKAKPATFVGRLTKFSGTLK, from the exons ATGGAGGTAACTAAGCTAAGGGTTGTTTTCCTCTGTTCTTTTTTCACCTTAATTCCAAAGCTATGGGCAAATATTGCTgaatttgatgatttttggaaGCAACGTGAAGACGAAGCCTGGAAGATTGCTCTAACAGCTTATGAACCGAGCCCAGAAAATGTTACCAGTCACCTGAACTATCACGTTAACAA GGTTCTTGAAAAACCTATGTCCAACCAACCCTTAGAATTTAAGGATGTTATTACTAATAGCACGAGAAGATCCTTGAGGGGTAAACATAGGAAGTACACTGGTCCATGCCTGGCCATCAATCCAATTGATAGGTGCTGGAGATGCAAAAAGAACTGGGCCAAGAATCGCAAAAGACTAGCTAAGTGTGTCCTTGGTTTTGGCCACAAAACTCGTGGAGGGAATAAGGGAGAATACTATTTGGTTACCGATAATTCTGATGATGATGTTGTAAACCCTAAACCAGGAACTTTACGTCACGCTGTGATTCAAAAGAGACCATTATGGATAATTTTTGCCCATGATATGAACATTAAATTATCACAAGAGCTAATGGTTCAAAGCCATAAGACAATTGATGGTCGTGGAGCAAATGTTCATATAGCATATGGATGTGGCATTACACTTCAATTTGTGCACAATGTCATAATTCATAACATTCACATTCATCGCGTTGTTAGAAGTAGTGGTGGCCTAATTAGGGACTCTGAAGATCATTATGGTTTTCGCACGGTGGGCGATGGAGATGGGATTTCCATATTTGGATCATCAAGGATTTGGCTTGATCATATTTCCATGTCTGAGTGTCAAGATGGGCTCATCGATGCAATACAAGGTTCCACTGCCATCACCATCTCAAATTGCCATTTCACCCATCATGATCAT GTGATCTTGTTAGGTGCAAGTGATGTCTATTCTAAAGATCAATATATGCAAGTCACACTTGCATTCAACCATTTTGGCAAGGAATTGATACAAAGAATGCCTAGATGTCAATGGGGATACTTTCATGTCGTCAACAACGACTACACTCATTGGAAATTATATGCCATTGGTGGTAGCACGCATCCTACCATTATTAGCCAAGGCAACAGGTTCATTGCTCCAGATGACCCCCTAACTAAAGAG ATAACCCATAGGAACTATGCACCAGAGTCAGAATGGAGGAATTGGATATGGAGATCAGAAGGAGATCGGTTCATGAATGGAGCATTTTTTGTAACATCTGGGCCACCCTCACCTCcccatttgaaattaaaaaagaaggATATAATTAAAGCTAAGCCTGCAACATTTGTTGGAAGACTCACTAAATTCTCTGGGACTCTTAAAT GA
- the LOC121216975 gene encoding pectate lyase isoform X1 — protein MEVTKLRVVFLCSFFTLIPKLWANIAEFDDFWKQREDEAWKIALTAYEPSPENVTSHLNYHVNKVLEKPMSNQPLEFKDVITNSTRRSLRGKHRKYTGPCLAINPIDRCWRCKKNWAKNRKRLAKCVLGFGHKTRGGNKGEYYLVTDNSDDDVVNPKPGTLRHAVIQKRPLWIIFAHDMNIKLSQELMVQSHKTIDGRGANVHIAYGCGITLQFVHNVIIHNIHIHRVVRSSGGLIRDSEDHYGFRTVGDGDGISIFGSSRIWLDHISMSECQDGLIDAIQGSTAITISNCHFTHHDHVILLGASDVYSKDQYMQVTLAFNHFGKELIQRMPRCQWGYFHVVNNDYTHWKLYAIGGSTHPTIISQGNRFIAPDDPLTKEITHRNYAPESEWRNWIWRSEGDRFMNGAFFVTSGPPSPPHLKLKKKDIIKAKPATFVGRLTKFSGTLKCKEGAKC, from the exons ATGGAGGTAACTAAGCTAAGGGTTGTTTTCCTCTGTTCTTTTTTCACCTTAATTCCAAAGCTATGGGCAAATATTGCTgaatttgatgatttttggaaGCAACGTGAAGACGAAGCCTGGAAGATTGCTCTAACAGCTTATGAACCGAGCCCAGAAAATGTTACCAGTCACCTGAACTATCACGTTAACAA GGTTCTTGAAAAACCTATGTCCAACCAACCCTTAGAATTTAAGGATGTTATTACTAATAGCACGAGAAGATCCTTGAGGGGTAAACATAGGAAGTACACTGGTCCATGCCTGGCCATCAATCCAATTGATAGGTGCTGGAGATGCAAAAAGAACTGGGCCAAGAATCGCAAAAGACTAGCTAAGTGTGTCCTTGGTTTTGGCCACAAAACTCGTGGAGGGAATAAGGGAGAATACTATTTGGTTACCGATAATTCTGATGATGATGTTGTAAACCCTAAACCAGGAACTTTACGTCACGCTGTGATTCAAAAGAGACCATTATGGATAATTTTTGCCCATGATATGAACATTAAATTATCACAAGAGCTAATGGTTCAAAGCCATAAGACAATTGATGGTCGTGGAGCAAATGTTCATATAGCATATGGATGTGGCATTACACTTCAATTTGTGCACAATGTCATAATTCATAACATTCACATTCATCGCGTTGTTAGAAGTAGTGGTGGCCTAATTAGGGACTCTGAAGATCATTATGGTTTTCGCACGGTGGGCGATGGAGATGGGATTTCCATATTTGGATCATCAAGGATTTGGCTTGATCATATTTCCATGTCTGAGTGTCAAGATGGGCTCATCGATGCAATACAAGGTTCCACTGCCATCACCATCTCAAATTGCCATTTCACCCATCATGATCAT GTGATCTTGTTAGGTGCAAGTGATGTCTATTCTAAAGATCAATATATGCAAGTCACACTTGCATTCAACCATTTTGGCAAGGAATTGATACAAAGAATGCCTAGATGTCAATGGGGATACTTTCATGTCGTCAACAACGACTACACTCATTGGAAATTATATGCCATTGGTGGTAGCACGCATCCTACCATTATTAGCCAAGGCAACAGGTTCATTGCTCCAGATGACCCCCTAACTAAAGAG ATAACCCATAGGAACTATGCACCAGAGTCAGAATGGAGGAATTGGATATGGAGATCAGAAGGAGATCGGTTCATGAATGGAGCATTTTTTGTAACATCTGGGCCACCCTCACCTCcccatttgaaattaaaaaagaaggATATAATTAAAGCTAAGCCTGCAACATTTGTTGGAAGACTCACTAAATTCTCTGGGACTCTTAAATGTAAAGAAGGAGCTAAGTGTTAG